A section of the Sceloporus undulatus isolate JIND9_A2432 ecotype Alabama chromosome 3, SceUnd_v1.1, whole genome shotgun sequence genome encodes:
- the RNF7 gene encoding RING-box protein 2 isoform X2, producing MAEVEDGEEPGASASHPGSLSASKAGGGGGGGGVEKMFSLKKWNAVAMWSWDVECDTCAICRVQMPVLDVKLKTNKKIVLWSGENVIIPSTTAACHCG from the exons ATGGCGGAGGTGGAAGACGGAGAGGAGCCCGGAGCCTCGGCCTCCCACCCGGGCTCCCTCTCGGCCTCCAAggcgggcggcggcggcggtggcggcggcgtgGAGAAGATGTTCTCCCTGAAGAAGTGGAACGCCGTGGCCATGTGGAGCTGGGACGTCGAGTGCGACACCTGCGCCATCTGCAGGGTCCAG ATGCCTGTCTTAGATGTCAAGCTGAAAACAAACAAGAAGATTGTGTTG tggtcTGGGGAGAATGTAATCATTCCTTCCACAACTGCTGCATGTCACTGTGGGTGA
- the RNF7 gene encoding RING-box protein 2 isoform X1: MAEVEDGEEPGASASHPGSLSASKAGGGGGGGGVEKMFSLKKWNAVAMWSWDVECDTCAICRVQVMDACLRCQAENKQEDCVVVWGECNHSFHNCCMSLWVKQNNRCPLCQQDWVVQRIGK, from the exons ATGGCGGAGGTGGAAGACGGAGAGGAGCCCGGAGCCTCGGCCTCCCACCCGGGCTCCCTCTCGGCCTCCAAggcgggcggcggcggcggtggcggcggcgtgGAGAAGATGTTCTCCCTGAAGAAGTGGAACGCCGTGGCCATGTGGAGCTGGGACGTCGAGTGCGACACCTGCGCCATCTGCAGGGTCCAGGTCATGG ATGCCTGTCTTAGATGTCAAGCTGAAAACAAACAAGAAGATTGTGTTG tggtcTGGGGAGAATGTAATCATTCCTTCCACAACTGCTGCATGTCACTGTGGGTGAAACAGAACAACCGTTGCCCCCTTTGCCAGCAGGACTGGGTGGTCCAGAGAATAGGCAAATAA